One stretch of Nymphaea colorata isolate Beijing-Zhang1983 unplaced genomic scaffold, ASM883128v2 scaffold0684, whole genome shotgun sequence DNA includes these proteins:
- the LOC116245479 gene encoding uncharacterized protein LOC116245479 produces MHAVGRASDKEPVFVNIAYRGNPDSQDWTAYVGKGVCFDTGGLNIKPAGSHDCAFCLSIRCQGKGQNQLDCTIGLVENFINENNYRPSDIITSRKGLTVEIGNTDAEGRLVLADCMNWVQENFNVKVLIELSTLTGAMITCLGSDATGLFSNDEGLVHDLKAVGEKIHERSWHLPVNKYHKDIITPKYCDLTNHSGKAEAGASQAAAFLKEFVEPGVKWAHLDIAGTSMVNNEATGWGSRLLSSMLVKLASGRKSMEKIILNIMAWTWHGHGHGHGHGHGHKHH; encoded by the exons ATGCATGCTGTTGGCCGTGCAAGTGATAAGGAGCCTGTTTTCGTTAACATCGCCTATCGTGGAAACCCAGATTCACAAGACTGGACTGCATATGTTGGAAAGGGTGTCTGCTTCGATACTGGAGGACTCAATATCAAGCCAG CTGGGAGCCATGACTGTGCTTTCTGCCTTTCAATCCGTTGTCAGGGAAAAGGCCAGAATCAACTTGACTGCACTATCGGCCTCGTTGAGAACTTTATCAACGAAAACAACTACAGACCTTCTGACATTATTACAAGTCGCAAGGGACTGACCGTTGAAATCGGAAACACTGATGCTGAGGGACGCTTGGTCTTGGCTGACTGCATGAATTGGGTTCAGGAGAATTTCAATGTTAAGGTGTTGATTGAGCTATCAACTCTTACTGGAGCTATGATCACCTGCTTGGGAAGTGACGCTACCGGACTTTTCAGTAATGATGAGGGCCTTGTTCATGATCTGAAGGCTGTTGGAGAAAAGATCCATGAACGCTCTTGGCATCTTCCTGTCAACAAATATCATAAAGATATTATTACCCCCAAATACTGCGACCTCACCAACCACTCAGGAAAAGCCGAAGCTGGAGCCAGTCAAGCTGCTGCCTTCTTGAAGgagtttgttgagccaggtGTTAAATGGGCTCATTTGGACATCGCTGGAACATCTATGGTCAACAATGAAGCCACCGGATGGGGATCCCGCCTATTGTCGAGTATGCTTGTGAAGCTAGCATCAGGGAGAAAGAGCATGGAAAAGATCATTCTTAACATCATGGCATGGACATGGCATGGACATGGGCATGGACATGGACATGGACATGGGCATAAGCATCATTGA